Within Nocardioides rotundus, the genomic segment CTGCTCCCAGTAGCCCTCCAGCACCACGTTGGAGCGGGCCAGCACCTCGCCCTTCTCGTCGGTGGAGAGCCGGACGCCCAGCGCGGGCGCACCGGCGCGGACCAGCTTCGCGGCCAGCTCCTCGGGCTCGAGGTCGTCCCACTCCTGCCGTCCCCGGTTGATGGTGAGCAGCGGCGAGGTCTCGGTGAGGCCGTAGATCTGGATGAACTCCCAGCCGAGCTCCTCCTGCACGCGGGCGATGGTCGCGGTGGGCGGCGGGGCTCCCGCGACGATGATGCGCACCCGGTCCCGTCCGGGGATCTCCCCCTCCCAGGAGGGCAGCGCATCGAGTACGGCGGCCACCACGGCCGGCGCCGCGCAGAGCACGGTGACGCCGTACTCCTCGATCCGGCGGAGGATCTCGGTGCCGTCGACCTTGCGCAGCACCACCTGGGGGATCCCCAGCCCGGTCGTGGCGAACGGCATCCCCCAGCCGTTGGCATGGAACATCGGCAGCGTGTGCAGGTAGACGTCGCGGTCGGTGAGGCCGGCGTGCATCGCGAAGGTGGTGGCGTTGACCCACAGATTGCGGTGGGTCAGCTGCACGCCCTTGGGCCGGGCCGTGGTGCCCGAGGTGTAGTTGATCGTCGCGGTGGCGTTCTCGTCCGGCTCCCACTCCCGCGGCTCGACGCCCTCGTCGGCGAAGAGGTCGGCATCGTCCCCGAGGGTGAACCGGTGCTCGCAGTCCACGTCCTTGAGCGCCTCGTCCAGCTCGGGGTCGACGTAGAGGACACGCGCGCCCGAGTGGGCGACGATGTAGGACACCTCGTCGGGGCGAAGGCGGAAGTTGACGGGGACCAGCACCCGCCCGGAGCCGCAGACGCCGAACATCGCGATCAGCAGGCGGGCGCTGTTGTGCGAGACCATCGCCACGCGGTCGCCCGGCTCCAGGCCGAGCTCGTCCAGCCGGGCGGCCATCCGGCGGCCCAGCGCCCGGGCCTCGCCATAGGTCAGGCTCCCCAGGTCGTCGGCGGGCTGCTGAGGCTCGTCGACGATGCCGGTGCGCTCGCCGTACACCGCATCGGCACGATCGATGAAGTCGTTGACACTGAAGGGGACGATCATGGAGGGCCTCCTGAGACAGTCACTGGCTGGATGCCAGCATGGCCCCTGTCAACAATTTCCACCACGATCTCGACGTTGTTGACCGAATTCGCCAGGCATGAGTCACAATACGCTCTATGGACTCTCGTCTCGCTGAGCTGCTCTCGACCGTCGACCCGGGTGAACTCGGGTCGCGCATCCGTGCGGCGCGCATCGCGCGCGACCTGACACAGAGCGAGCTGGCGAGCGATCTGATGTCCGTGGGCTACGTCTCGCGGATCGAGTCCGGGCACCGCCGACCCAAGCCCTCGGTGCTGGAGGCCATCGCCGAGCGCGTCGGAGTCAGCATCGACCAGTTGCTGGGGGTGGCCAGCAGCAGCACCGTCGAGCAGGTGCGGCTCCAGCTCGACTACGCCGAGCTCGCCCTGGAGACCGGCTCGGTGTCGCAGGCCCGGGAGCACGCCGAGCAGGCGCGCGGACTCGCCGAGTCTGCACGAGAGATTGCCCTGGC encodes:
- a CDS encoding AMP-binding protein → MIVPFSVNDFIDRADAVYGERTGIVDEPQQPADDLGSLTYGEARALGRRMAARLDELGLEPGDRVAMVSHNSARLLIAMFGVCGSGRVLVPVNFRLRPDEVSYIVAHSGARVLYVDPELDEALKDVDCEHRFTLGDDADLFADEGVEPREWEPDENATATINYTSGTTARPKGVQLTHRNLWVNATTFAMHAGLTDRDVYLHTLPMFHANGWGMPFATTGLGIPQVVLRKVDGTEILRRIEEYGVTVLCAAPAVVAAVLDALPSWEGEIPGRDRVRIIVAGAPPPTATIARVQEELGWEFIQIYGLTETSPLLTINRGRQEWDDLEPEELAAKLVRAGAPALGVRLSTDEKGEVLARSNVVLEGYWEQPEETERTLADGWFHTGDGGTIGDDGYLTISDRKKDVIITGGENVSSIEVEDVLFSHPAVAEVAVIGVPSEKWGETIKALVVLAEGKQATEEELIAWCKEKAAGYKAPTSVEFRDELARTATGKLQKFKLRQPYWEDRDRTVN